The Hordeum vulgare subsp. vulgare chromosome 7H, MorexV3_pseudomolecules_assembly, whole genome shotgun sequence DNA window CTCCAACGGAAGACAGTAAAAGGGCGAGCACAGATCTTGCATTCCTTGTCATATTCTGCTCTCAGCTGCCAACACAAACAAGAAAACCAGTAAATAATCCATCTTGCAAAGAACTGAAGCAATACAGAATAAGGAGCTGCTCGTAGTAGAAACAACAAAAAGCTTTAACTGCAGATGTTTTTCACATCCATTGCATGTTCAATTGTACCCTTACGCAATCTGATTGATAACTTGTTCCCGTTTTGCTATATACAGTTAACTTGCTTGCATCTAATTTACCAATGGATATAACAGTGGCGGGACATGTAAGCAAACCACGCATGGTACCAAGCAGAGTAATTCACCCGGAGCTACGGATCGATAATTGTTAGAAATTTCTAAATCGTGGCAACTGCGACAACAGAATCAAGCGGTTCAATTCAGCGAAGAGCTACCGGTATCGATTTTACTTCGTCTAAGGTAAAAAAAATCCGAAAACGCGGAGGAGTACGAACACACAAAATCGAAGAGCACGCCAGCGGAACAGGCGCCCAGCTTCGAGTCCGATCTACTCCCCAACGGACAGACAGCAGCCTCGCCAAGCAGATCGCGGCGGCACGCACAAAACCGCTCAAACGCCGACGCCGCACCAGCAACCGAGCACGCGAATCGACGaggtagggttagggtttgggggggggggggggggggggagggaagtGGGCCGCGACACGTACCATGCGGACGTAGGGGTTGTCGCCGAGGCATGACTCGCAGATGATGGGGAAGTCGGACCTCTCCCAGCCGTCCGCCTGCGCGTCCCGCAGCAGCCGGTGCGCCATCGCCGCCGCCGAGAGGAGGCagcgagagcgagagcgagaagAGGCCGCACGGGACGAGACCTCGATTTCGATTAGACGACCACGACGCGCTAccgggctctctctctctctctctctctctctctcgttttccCTTGGGTGGGTTGGTTGCCTAGGCTATTTAAATGGGCCTGGGTCATCCGGGCCTTAGTCGGCTTCTGCGACGTGGGCCCGACCGGCATACGGACTGCCAAGGGCCCAGTTGGTTTATCGGCCCATTAAAGAAAGTTTATTCGGCCGGCGGCTTGGGCGACCCGGCAGAGAGGTGTCGAGCTGCGGCGAgatggacggcggcggcgggaggggcAGGGAGCTGGAGAGGCTGCGGGCGGAGAGGGAGGAGCTAGACGCCCGCATACGGCTGCTCGAGTCGGAGATCGAGACCGGCTCTGCCGCTCCGGCGGGAGAGGCCGGAGGGCCGGCGGCGGGGGTGGGAGACGGCGGTGGCGGTGCGTGCCAGGCGTGCCCTGGGCTCGCGCATGCCGATTCCCTCCCGGCCGACATGATCTACCGCTacagccgccacctcctcctcccggacTTCGGGGTCGAAGGTTTGTCAGCTCAGCTCAGCTCAGCTCAGCTCAACTGCGCACCTGCTCGTCGCGGCTCGACGAACCTGCCCTCTGATGCTTTGCTGACGACGTGGCAGGCCAGCGGAAGCTCTCCCGGTCATCGATTCTGGTGGTCGGCGCCGGAGGGCTGGGCTCGCCCGTGGCGTTGTATCTAGCAGCTTGCGGCGTTGGTAATGCTCCTGCCCTGTTGCTGCCGAACTGAAGCCGTGTTTGGTTTTGTAGTTTGAGATCATGATTGTGGGAACTCTGGGGAAGCATTTAGGATGTTGTGAACTCGGATGTTTCCCTTGATTGGGGGAACTGGGCAGGGTAGTTCTCGTTGCTGTCACTGACGTATTGCTTTCCTGTAACCTGCTATCCTCCTAGGGATCCTGGGCATTGTCGACGGTGATGATGTCGAACTGAACAACCTTCATCGACAGGTATAAATGATTTTGGATTTGTTTTGCTCCTCTCATCTCCTATATATTCTATGTTCTTTGTATTCTACCTTATGAATTATGTTGGTGATCATGCTGTCTGAAAAGAAAAATCTGAATGATAGAAGTAGGCAAACTATTCTAATTCACTTGTCGGGGTGTCAGCTATCAAATTCAGCCACTTTGCTTGATAAAAGTGGACCTTTTGAGCATAGCTGCCCATAAAATTTTTGTTGTTATTTCAAATATTTAATAGTGGTGGGTCATACTCCCtcccttcctaaatataagtctttgaagGGGTTTGATTAAAgggctacatacgaagcaaaataagtgaatctatagtctaaaatatgtctatatacatccgtatgtagtttccctaatgaaatctcttaaaagacttatatttcggaacggagggagtactattcatCGTATCTAGTATTTGAATGATTTCTTAGATTATCCACCAAGAAGCATATATTGGAAGATCGAAAGTGAAGTCAGCAGCTGATACTTGCCGTGCGTAAGATACTGTTCTTTTGACACACTCTTTATATAGTTATATCCCCTTTAAATAGTGTTTTTGGCAAAGAAAGCCTCTTACCGGATTTGAGGCTACTGTGTAACTAATTTCAGTTGTGTTATTGTGGAATCAGGATTAATTCATCTATTAaggtggtagaacatcatcatacatTGAAACCAAGCAACGCTTTGGAGGTTGTGAGGAAGTATCCTTCAGTAATCTGATGTTATCAGCAAATGAACACTGCATctttaaaacaaaaaaatgaatACTCCTGTTTTCAGCACTAAATTATCACAGATATGACATAGTTGTTGATGCAACTGACAATCTTCCTACGCGGTACATGATCAGTGATTGTTGTGTATTGCTAAACAAGGTAACCCATTTTTTTGGCCTTTGTTAACAGTAGTGCTCTAAATACTTCACAATGTAATCCTGATTCTCTGTTACATTATGTTAATGGCTAGCAAGCTTTCTCCTAGGTTATTAGGTTTTTTGTGTATTAGCTTGCACCGCTACATTTATATTTGTTTCACTTGCACTGGCTTTCGTTGATCAAATTCTGATATGTTATTCAATTCATGCAGCCTCTTATATCAGGTGCAGCATTAGGTTTAGAAGGACAGGTAAAGGTCTTTCTTGCAAAGATCTTGTATTTTTGTAACCCACCTTAACATTTTTTATCCATTTGCTGATGTCTTGAATAGCTGACTGTTTATCATCATAACGGAAGTCCATGCTACCGGTGTCTTTTCCCAAATCCACCACCAGTGGCAGCTTGCCAGAGATGCTCAGACAGTGGTGTTCTTGGGGTTGGTAAGTAATCTAGTAAATCGTGTGTCATGGCATAACAACAGCACGCTCCAGCAATTGAAGTATGAACTGTAGTAGTCACTACAAACATTGTCCGATTATGTATGCATACACAAATTTCTGTTGCACAAATAATTGAAATCATGAATTATTAAGTTACTCATCAAACATTATTCAATTTCTAAATTTGGTTATTCCCACCTTAGTTATCTGGTGAGTGGTGACTACATTCTTAGATTTTTTTTTATATAACAATGCTTCCTTTTCTAGATAGAGCATGCATTTACTACTGTGGTTGTATTTTATTTGGCAGTAAATGGGATTGTATGTGTGGTGTGCTTATTATATGCAATATCAACTTCATATCTTCTTTCTTCATAACTAGTTTCGCGCTGTATTCTCACTACTTTTTGTTGAATAGTTCCGGGAGTGATTGGCTGCCTTCAAGCCCTAGAGGCTATAAAGGTTGCAACTGATATTGGTGAACCTCTAAGTGGAAGAATGCTACTCTTTGACGCACTATCTGCTCGTATTAGAATTGTATGTTACTCTACTTTCGTACACCTGTTGCTTATGCACCTGTGAATCTTTTTATTTCCATACCATGCTGTACACAGTGAGGTTTGTTATTTGCTACTTGCAAATTGCAATATGTGTTTCATAAATTAGGATTGTAACGATAATTTggaattttcacttttccatctgAGACTCATCCGTGAATATGTGCATTGTCCTTCATGTGCATTTGGGGAAGGGGGTATTTAGACTTTGCTCTCCATTCCTCAGTGTACTCGCAATTTCGAACACGATAAGCCGTATATTTACTGCTGCTGCAGCTCAGACAATGGGTACACGCACCATATACTGTCTGCCTCCAACTTAAATATTCTCTTTAGTGTCTTTTATCATAGAACCAAAATGCTAGCCATAATTATAATATGGCAAGGGTATGTTCATCTCTCCAATCATGCTAACTGACTCCAGTCCTGAAAATGATAATTTGACAATCAGGtagtccctccgtaaactaatataagatcttttagatcACTAATATAGTGATATAAACGATCTtgtatttctttacagagggagtatttatgTAGTGTATATTGCAAGCTGTAAGAGAATCAGTTGGGTTGGGATATGCATAGTAGATTATGATCATTAAGCCTATTCTTTTTATCTCGCAACCTGTCATTAGCCTTGTATGACCTTCTGAAGTTGTATCAATTGCTTGAGAATGAACTACACAGGACAAGTTTAAACCTGCTTATAATCTGTTGCTTCATATTATGCttgttttatactccctccgtcccaaaattcttgtcttaggtttgtttagaaatggatgtatctaaatactaaaacgtgactagatacatttatgtctagacaaatttaagacaagaattttgggactatTTATTTCATTATCAATTTACATATTCCTGCAGGTTAAGATTCGAGGAAGCTCGCCTGTTTGTACTATTTGTGCAGAAAATTCAGTTTTCACGCAAGAAGATTTTCAGAAGTTTGATTATGAGGCCTTCACACAATCCCCAATGTCTGACAAGGTATGTTCTCCTTCTGTATTGAGATTCTGGTTTTCTTTTCATACTTAAGATGGCTTCAAAACATTGACCATAATTTGTCTTCAATGTGGTCGGCATTTTGTGTAAACAAAGGGAGGTATGAATTGCATGTTTTGACTATTTTCTTGTAACTCTAATCATATGTGATTTACAGAACAGAACTCTAGATTAGCAATTAGTGTTCAGCAAGTGTTATACAAAATGCTCACTGCACTGTAAACCAA harbors:
- the LOC123410263 gene encoding adenylyltransferase and sulfurtransferase MOCS3-2 — protein: MDGGGGRGRELERLRAEREELDARIRLLESEIETGSAAPAGEAGGPAAGVGDGGGGACQACPGLAHADSLPADMIYRYSRHLLLPDFGVEGQRKLSRSSILVVGAGGLGSPVALYLAACGVGILGIVDGDDVELNNLHRQIIHQEAYIGRSKVKSAADTCRAINSSIKVVEHHHTLKPSNALEVVRKYDIVVDATDNLPTRYMISDCCVLLNKPLISGAALGLEGQLTVYHHNGSPCYRCLFPNPPPVAACQRCSDSGVLGVVPGVIGCLQALEAIKVATDIGEPLSGRMLLFDALSARIRIVKIRGSSPVCTICAENSVFTQEDFQKFDYEAFTQSPMSDKSTLSLNLLPESARITCTEYKRLIDKGEPHVLLDVRPAHHFQIVSLSRSLNIPLSVLEEKLPMLETSMKETMDASAASDKQPSLYVVCRRGNDSQSAVQLLREKGFHSAKDIVGGLQSWAQDVDPDFPAY